In a genomic window of Suricata suricatta isolate VVHF042 chromosome 12, meerkat_22Aug2017_6uvM2_HiC, whole genome shotgun sequence:
- the GDF15 gene encoding growth/differentiation factor 15 translates to MPEPGPTPPMLLVLLALRWLPSGGAPSLAQEHLPAFPGPSDAHSSTEVSRSEEFRKLYGHLQARLRWNQSWEDSNPDRVSSEAQVRILTPKLRLGLGGHLHLRLAQTDLTEGLPASFRLHRALFRLSPTEPRSWDVTRPLQRQLSLGGSGAPALHLRLSPQRDRLLAALPSARPQLELYWRPRAARGRRSAHAHAEDGCPLGAGRCCRLQSLRASLEDLGWANWVVAPRVLDVRMCIGACPSQFRSANTHAQMQARLHGLNPDATPAPCCVPASYEPVVLMHQDSDGRVSLTPIDDLVAKDCHCL, encoded by the exons ATGCCTGAGCCAGGACCCACGCCACCCatgctgctggtgctgctggcGCTCCGCTGGCTGCCTTCGGGGGGCGCCCCGTCGCTGGCCCAGGAGCACCTCCCGGCCTTTCCAGGGCCCTCCGACGCTCACTCCAGTACCGAGGTCTCCAGATCCGAGGAGTTTCGGAAACTCTACGGACACCTGCAGGCCAGGTTGCGGTGGAACCAAAGCTGGGAAGATTCAAACCCTGACCGAGTCAGCTCTGAAGCTCAAGTCCGGATACTCACTCCCAAAC tGCGACTTGGGCTGGGCGGCCACCTGCACCTGCGCCTCGCCCAGACTGACCTGACGGAGGGCCTTCCCGCATCCTTCCGCCTGCATCGGGCGCTGTTCAGGCTGTCCCCGACGGAGCCGCGCTCATGGGACGTGACGCGGCCGCTGCAGCGTCAGCTCAGCCTTGGAGGCTCCGGGGCGCCCGCACTCCACCTGCGACTGTCGCCTCAGAGGGACCGCTTGCTGGCGGCTTTGCCTTCCGCGCGTCCCCAGCTAGAGCTGTACTGGCGGCCGCGCGCCGCCAGAGGGCGTCGAAGTGCGCATGCGCACGCCGAGGACGGCTGCccgctgggggcggggcgctGCTGCCGCCTACAAAGCTTGCGCGCGTCGCTCGAGGACTTGGGGTGGGCCAACTGGGTGGTGGCGCCTCGCGTGCTGGACGTGCGCATGTGTATCGGCGCGTGCCCAAGCCAGTTCCGGTCGGCCAACACGCACGCGCAGATGCAGGCGCGCCTGCACGGCCTGAACCCCGACGCGACGCCAGCGCCGTGCTGCGTGCCCGCCAGCTACGAACCCGTGGTGCTCATGCACCAGGACAGTGACGGTCGAGTGTCGCTTACACCCATCGACGACCTCGTGGCCAAGGACTGCCACTGCCTATGA
- the LRRC25 gene encoding leucine-rich repeat-containing protein 25, whose amino-acid sequence MGGALVWMLLLPLLLEDPSSQGLSCDVPSADVDWTTEFTATCLNFSGQGLSLPRNQSLQARNVVLLDLSGNGLQELPLPFFALLEKLEVLDVTNNPLDRVDRALAIRCELDLKADCGCVLEPWHQVRRDNCSGQLPLLCLDTATGAWQNISAFLEVGCPPSLSLRTIGALVAGGSLLLGLTIAGPLLVRRLRGHWKVNSRGLDKTWAAQEGSRSGLGKQPRYSSRGLSPKPPEAVKPRPPTPDYENVFVGQPPASHQWAEQGAHPSEDSDFYMNYEGLDHASQPIYCNLRSLGPAPLDDEEYVIPGR is encoded by the exons ATGGGGGGCGCCCTGGTGTGGATGCTGTTGTTGCCGCTGCTGCTGGAGGACCCCAGCAGCCAAGGATTGTCATGCGATGTGCCCTCAGCGGACGTGGACTGGACCACAGAGTTCACAGCCACGTGCCTGAATTTCAGCGGCCAAGGCCTGAGCCTGCCCCGGAACCAGTCTCTGCAGGCCAGGAACGTGGTCCTTCTTGACCTGTCCGGGAACGGCCTTCAAGAGCTACCACTGCCCTTCTTTGCCCTCCTGGAAAAGCTGGAGGTCCTCGATGTGACAAATAACCCGCTGGACCGAGTGGACAGGGCACTGGCCATACGCTGTGAACTTGACCTGAAGGCTGACTGCGGCTGTGTCCTAGAACCCTGGCACCAGGTCAGACGGGACAACTGCTCTGGCCAGCTGCCTCTGCTATGCCTGGACACAGCTACTGGTGCCTGGCAAAATATCTCTGCCTTCCTGGAGGTTGGCTGCCCCCCCAGCCTGTCCTTGAGGACCATTGGGGCACTGGTAGCCGGTGGAAGCCTGCTCCTTGGGCTCACCATTGCTGGCCCATTGCTGGTCCGGAGACTCCGGGGACACTGGAAGGTCAACAGCCGGGGCCTGGACAAAACATGGGCTGCTCAGGAAGGTTCCAGGTCTGGCCTGGGCAAGCAGCCGAGGTACAGTAGCCGGGGCCTCAGCCCTAAACCCCCAGAGGCCGTGAAGCCCAGACCCCCAACACCCGACTATGAGAATGTGTTCGTGGGCCAGCCACCTGCCAGCCACCAGTGGGCCGAACAGGG GGCCCACCCATCAGAGGATAGTGACTTCTACATGAATTATGAGGGCCTTGACCATGCCTCCCAACCTATCTACTGCAACTTGCGGTCGCTGGGCCCAGCCCCACTGGACGATGAGGAGTACGTGATTCCCGGGCGCTGA